Below is a window of Syntrophomonas wolfei subsp. wolfei str. Goettingen G311 DNA.
AAACTCATCTACTGCCTTAGCTCTACCTTCTAAACCTAAAGAAGGTGAAAATGCATCAGAAAAGTCTTCTAAATTATCGCCCATTAGTAATACTACATTATGATCTTTTTCTACTAAATTTCTTCTACTCTCTTTACTGGATGGAGTCCCATCTTCTCTTACCATTAAATATTTTTCATCCTTTGCAGGAAATCCGAGTTGTTTTAAACTTTCTAAAGTATACCCCTTAATTCCAGGCCATCTATTTGTAATGTAGAATACTTCTCCTCCATTATCCACAACATAATTTAAAAATCCTACTGATCCAGGTATTGCCTTAGGTGCATCGGATGCAATCCATTCTTCCCAAGCTTGAGTAGTCCATTCCTTACCACCCATTAATTGACATGTATAAGAAGTGCTATCTATTATGGTATCATCAATATCAACAATAACTGCTAATTTTTTCTTTGATTTATTCTCATCCATAGCTTTATCAAACATCATCTTTGCTAAATTAAATGCTTGATAACTGTTAGCCCTATTTTCACTAGACATTAACCATAGGGTTCCCGATACATTTTGCTCTAACAATGGACTACTTGATATTTTACTGCCATCTGTAATAATAACTTGATTATTTTTGCCATCCCAAGATACTTCTTTATTATCCTGTTCTGCAAAAGTCCTAAGGGGAACATAAGTTGTTCCATTATGTACAAATGGCTTTTCACCCTCGCCAAAACTTATCTCTTTACCATTCAACTGAATTGTAATATCATTATCGCTTAGCTGTATGGTTTTAAGTAATGGTTTAGCAAACACTGTACTAGTCATGATGGCAATCATCAATAAAGTAATAATTACTGTCCTTTTACTCAAATTAAGTTTCAATATTATCACTCCATATAATAGTTTAATCTTTAACCCCTTAATTCCTTATATGACTAAAATCCATAGGCTGATTCAGCAGACTTTATAGCATTTATAACTGCTCTTTCCATTGTTTTTACTGTTAAAAATCCTGCAACATTTATATCTGCTTCTATTTTCCCCGTAGCCATGGTGAAAATAGTATCTCCATCAAATATAGAATGGGCTGGTCGCATAGTTCTTCCGTAACCATTATGAGACATAGAAGCTATTTTATTGACTTGTGATTTTGTAAATATTCCATTAGTAGGCTATTATTACTCCTGTTACACCTTCTCCGCCCAATAATCCTGATAAAAGTATAGTACCTTTCTCCAATGTATCAGAAAATGCTCATAAACAAAGGGTTTCCAGACATTGAGTTTTTCTAGCGGCTATTGTTAATAATTTTCTACCGCCGACTACATCTTTTGGCTGGTATATCCATTAGTATTCTTAGAAACACTTCTATCCCAATTGCCAAATTCCTGCAAAATAGTTATGAGTTGTAGATTATTCTTCTTATTTATTTAATCAGTAATTATTATCCAGGCACTATTCTTATGAACCATTCCTTTAGCCTCAGCAGCTGATTCAGCTTGTCAGAGGCTTCCCTCTGCACCTTTTCCCGAACACATGAATACATGTGGTAAGTTATAATAACCTGCATTACCTGGATGTAGACTCTCAAGTATAATGAAACCATAATTTTGCAAATATTTACAGCAGGCTGGCAAAAAAATAGACCCCCTAAAGTGAAGGGGGTCGTTGGGACATCAATTA
It encodes the following:
- a CDS encoding 5'-nucleotidase, lipoprotein e(P4) family, yielding MKLNLSKRTVIITLLMIAIMTSTVFAKPLLKTIQLSDNDITIQLNGKEISFGEGEKPFVHNGTTYVPLRTFAEQDNKEVSWDGKNNQVIITDGSKISSSPLLEQNVSGTLWLMSSENRANSYQAFNLAKMMFDKAMDENKSKKKLAVIVDIDDTIIDSTSYTCQLMGGKEWTTQAWEEWIASDAPKAIPGSVGFLNYVVDNGGEVFYITNRWPGIKGYTLESLKQLGFPAKDEKYLMVREDGTPSSKESRRNLVEKDHNVVLLMGDNLEDFSDAFSPSLGLEGRAKAVDEFKEKWGKKFIVLPNPMYGDWEKTMVNNKKGLSLEQTVEIRREILLQNQ